From Bacillus sp. Bos-x628, the proteins below share one genomic window:
- a CDS encoding C40 family peptidase, translated as MIYESIVPVANIWTTPQAPRQSDRLILQERIKMKEWIDQQTYEEKLALCKENLVQTQVLLGERVIGLEEIDGWMKVVIPGQPSRKHEQGYPGYIPVQQLKLVSEEKEPPQTLIVCKKIAVLYEKGRADMDISFLTELTPIEETRDCYHVLTPVGIREIAKADVRPVSTNLHSVSGEDVVKTGRQFIGLPYLWGGMSGFGYDCSGFAYSMYKAYGYLLPRDASDQANKGKSVSSNQLEPGDLMFFANENGKGTVRHVGIYAGNGLMLHSPKTGKQVELLSLSGTSYEKEWAGARRYLSS; from the coding sequence ATGATCTATGAGTCAATCGTTCCAGTCGCCAATATATGGACAACGCCGCAAGCGCCAAGACAATCGGACAGGTTAATTCTTCAAGAGCGCATTAAGATGAAAGAGTGGATTGACCAGCAAACCTATGAAGAAAAGTTGGCATTATGTAAAGAGAACCTAGTCCAAACGCAAGTGCTGTTAGGAGAACGTGTGATTGGATTAGAGGAAATAGACGGATGGATGAAAGTAGTGATTCCTGGGCAGCCGAGCCGAAAACATGAGCAAGGCTATCCTGGTTATATTCCTGTTCAACAATTGAAACTAGTATCAGAAGAAAAAGAACCACCTCAAACGTTGATTGTCTGTAAGAAAATAGCCGTTTTATATGAAAAAGGAAGAGCTGATATGGACATTAGTTTTTTAACAGAACTAACGCCTATCGAAGAAACAAGAGATTGCTATCATGTTCTCACTCCAGTTGGAATAAGAGAAATCGCAAAAGCGGATGTACGTCCAGTTTCAACAAACCTTCACTCTGTCAGCGGAGAGGATGTCGTAAAAACTGGTAGACAATTTATCGGACTTCCATACTTATGGGGAGGGATGAGCGGATTTGGCTATGATTGTTCCGGCTTTGCCTACAGCATGTACAAAGCGTATGGATATTTATTACCGAGAGACGCAAGCGATCAAGCGAACAAAGGAAAGTCTGTGTCATCAAACCAATTAGAGCCAGGTGATTTAATGTTTTTTGCAAATGAGAATGGAAAGGGAACCGTTCGCCATGTGGGGATTTATGCTGGGAATGGTCTGATGCTTCACTCGCCAAAAACCGGCAAGCAAGTTGAGCTTCTCTCTTTGTCTGGCACCTCGTATGAAAAAGAGTGGGCGGGCGCACGCCGATATTTGTCAAGTTAA
- a CDS encoding dipeptide epimerase, with product MKIVDVRTFRTTVPLKKPFKTALRTVYDATSIIVSITYDQGERSYGEAVPTTVITGETLGSIEYAICEVIKPILIGESLMHYEQIFSKIERLLVGNTSAKAAIDMAIYDGLSKQAGLPLYQYLGGYRSQLETDFTVSVNRPLEMAEDAKQYVSEGFRTLKVKVGKDDIDTDIQRIKRIREKVGPDIDIRLDANQGWTWKEAIVAIRKMEELNIELVEQPVHKEDIEGLRRVTEATETLIMADESIFRFNDAIKVLEARSCDVINLKLMKSGGIKEALKINSLAEVYGVKCMVGSMIETKLGITAAAHFAASQPNITRYDFDAPLMLTEDLIDGGIVYQGKNISFPPHHGLGIKGVKGIQ from the coding sequence ATGAAAATCGTTGATGTTCGTACATTCAGAACGACTGTACCGCTTAAAAAACCTTTCAAAACCGCTTTGAGAACGGTTTATGATGCAACATCAATTATTGTGAGCATCACATATGATCAAGGCGAAAGAAGCTATGGAGAGGCAGTGCCAACAACGGTTATTACAGGCGAAACGCTAGGGAGTATTGAATATGCCATCTGTGAGGTGATCAAACCAATTTTAATTGGCGAATCCCTGATGCATTATGAACAGATTTTTTCAAAAATAGAACGCTTGCTCGTTGGAAACACGAGTGCAAAGGCTGCCATTGATATGGCCATTTATGATGGTTTATCAAAGCAGGCAGGGCTCCCGCTTTATCAATACCTTGGTGGATATCGCAGTCAGCTTGAAACGGATTTCACCGTCAGTGTGAATCGTCCGTTAGAAATGGCGGAAGATGCAAAGCAATATGTGTCTGAAGGCTTTCGTACCTTAAAGGTAAAAGTAGGAAAAGATGACATAGACACCGATATTCAGCGCATCAAACGAATTCGGGAAAAAGTCGGACCAGACATTGATATTAGGCTTGACGCAAACCAAGGCTGGACGTGGAAAGAAGCAATTGTTGCCATACGGAAAATGGAGGAGCTGAATATTGAATTAGTAGAGCAGCCTGTGCATAAAGAAGACATTGAAGGCTTGCGCCGGGTAACTGAAGCAACAGAGACATTGATCATGGCGGATGAAAGCATTTTTCGATTTAATGACGCAATCAAGGTACTTGAAGCAAGAAGCTGTGATGTCATCAATTTAAAACTGATGAAATCAGGCGGGATAAAAGAAGCACTTAAAATCAATAGTTTAGCAGAAGTATACGGAGTAAAGTGCATGGTTGGCAGTATGATAGAGACAAAACTTGGCATAACAGCTGCCGCTCATTTTGCCGCCAGCCAGCCGAATATCACCCGTTATGACTTTGATGCCCCTCTTATGCTGACGGAGGATTTGATAGACGGAGGTATCGTGTATCAAGGAAAAAATATTTCCTTCCCGCCACATCATGGGTTAGGCATTAAAGGAGTGAAAGGAATCCAATGA
- a CDS encoding LD-carboxypeptidase, translating to MNQHPAALQRGDTVGIIAPASPPDEMKLAKGIAFLERLGLKVKQGKHIHRRYGYLAGHDYERVEDLHDMFQDPKVKAILCACGGYGTGRIAEAINYDLIRKNPKIFWGYSDITFLHIAIHQQTGLITFHGPMLSSDVGDEQVHPYTKDTFLQLFTPKPFTYANHLSPLKTIYQGTASGEIMGGNLALIVTTLGTPFEIDIKGKLLLIEDIDEEPYKIDRMMQHLKSAGKLDDAAGFIVGDFHQCEPQKKEQSLTLEHLWETYLLPQKKPALGGFQIGHSSPNFAIPIGTQAVLDATGKALRISPGVVAKEAIK from the coding sequence ATGAACCAGCATCCAGCGGCACTTCAAAGAGGGGATACGGTGGGCATTATTGCACCAGCAAGCCCGCCTGATGAAATGAAATTAGCAAAAGGCATAGCCTTTCTAGAAAGGCTTGGACTGAAGGTCAAGCAAGGAAAACATATTCATCGTCGTTATGGTTATTTAGCAGGTCATGATTATGAACGAGTGGAAGATCTGCATGACATGTTTCAAGACCCAAAAGTGAAAGCCATTCTTTGTGCTTGCGGGGGGTATGGAACTGGGAGAATTGCGGAAGCCATCAATTATGACTTGATTCGTAAGAACCCGAAAATTTTCTGGGGCTATAGTGATATTACTTTTTTACATATTGCGATACATCAACAGACAGGTTTGATTACCTTTCATGGCCCGATGCTCTCATCTGATGTGGGAGATGAGCAGGTACATCCGTATACGAAGGATACCTTTTTACAGCTTTTCACGCCAAAGCCCTTTACGTATGCCAATCATCTATCTCCTCTTAAAACCATCTATCAAGGAACCGCCTCAGGGGAGATCATGGGAGGAAATCTTGCGCTCATTGTGACAACACTTGGCACACCGTTTGAAATAGATATAAAAGGAAAACTTCTGTTAATTGAAGATATTGATGAGGAGCCGTATAAAATTGACCGAATGATGCAGCATCTAAAGTCCGCTGGCAAACTAGATGATGCGGCTGGATTCATTGTTGGGGATTTTCATCAATGTGAACCGCAAAAGAAAGAACAGTCATTGACATTAGAACATTTATGGGAAACCTATCTCCTTCCGCAAAAGAAACCCGCCCTCGGCGGATTTCAGATCGGTCATTCATCTCCAAACTTCGCCATTCCAATTGGCACGCAGGCTGTACTAGATGCGACAGGAAAAGCGTTGCGCATTTCTCCAGGGGTCGTAGCAAAAGAGGCGATCAAATGA
- a CDS encoding peptide ABC transporter substrate-binding protein, whose protein sequence is MIKRGWIVSVFLLSMIMLVGCTANEQAGKGSASNTSGEKVLTLNNEDEPTSFDPPIGFNNVSWQGLNNLMEGLTRLDEKHEPSPAMAEKWEISDDGKTYTFHLRDGIKWSNGDPVLASDFEYAWKRLLDPKTGSSAAFLAYMIDGGEAFNSGKGKKEDVKVSAVNDKTLKVTLAFPQKSFLNIVANPAFFPVNQKLVEKDPNWAKNAKTFVGNGPFKLTEWKHDESFTMKKSETYWDQQEVKLDQVKWLMISDRNTDYQMFQSGDLDTAFVPAERSEDLLKSKDVQIEDQAGLFFYRLNVNMEPFQNKNIRKAFQMAINPQDIVDYVTKNGEKPARAFVSPGILDIDGEDFREAGGDLVTYDPDEAAKLLEKGLKEENYSKLPPVTLTYSTKPENKKKAEAIQQQLKETLGVDIKLANMEANVFAEDQKALKFQFSQSSFLADYADPINFLESFQTGNAMNRTGWTNEKYDQMIKKARREADEQKRSGILHDAEKLLMEEAPIIPIHFYNQVYLQKEGVKGIVRHPVGYIELKWAQVD, encoded by the coding sequence ATGATAAAAAGAGGATGGATTGTGAGTGTATTTTTACTGTCTATGATCATGCTCGTCGGATGTACAGCCAATGAGCAGGCTGGCAAAGGGTCGGCTAGCAATACGAGTGGCGAAAAGGTCTTAACATTAAATAATGAAGATGAACCTACTTCGTTTGATCCGCCAATCGGCTTTAATAATGTATCTTGGCAAGGGCTAAATAACTTAATGGAAGGTTTAACGAGATTAGATGAAAAACATGAGCCATCTCCAGCGATGGCTGAAAAATGGGAGATCTCAGATGATGGGAAAACATACACATTTCATTTAAGAGATGGTATTAAGTGGTCTAATGGTGACCCCGTACTAGCAAGCGACTTTGAATATGCTTGGAAACGTCTGTTAGATCCTAAAACAGGTTCTTCCGCAGCGTTTTTAGCTTATATGATTGATGGAGGCGAAGCATTTAACAGCGGAAAAGGAAAGAAAGAAGACGTGAAAGTCAGCGCTGTCAATGACAAAACGCTGAAAGTAACACTTGCGTTCCCGCAGAAATCTTTCTTGAACATTGTTGCGAACCCTGCCTTTTTCCCTGTCAATCAGAAGCTGGTTGAAAAGGACCCGAACTGGGCAAAGAACGCCAAAACATTTGTTGGAAATGGACCGTTTAAGCTGACGGAATGGAAGCATGATGAGAGCTTCACCATGAAGAAAAGTGAGACGTATTGGGATCAACAAGAAGTCAAACTGGATCAAGTGAAATGGCTGATGATCAGTGACCGAAATACTGATTATCAAATGTTTCAATCAGGAGATTTAGATACTGCTTTTGTACCAGCAGAGCGAAGTGAAGACCTTCTGAAAAGTAAAGATGTACAGATCGAGGATCAGGCAGGATTGTTCTTTTACCGTTTGAATGTTAATATGGAGCCCTTTCAAAACAAAAACATTCGCAAAGCCTTTCAAATGGCGATCAACCCGCAAGATATTGTTGATTATGTGACAAAAAATGGTGAGAAACCGGCACGTGCTTTCGTGTCGCCAGGCATTTTAGACATAGATGGAGAAGATTTTAGAGAAGCTGGCGGAGACCTTGTGACATATGATCCTGATGAAGCGGCTAAGCTGTTGGAAAAAGGGCTAAAGGAAGAAAACTATTCAAAGCTTCCGCCCGTCACATTAACATACAGCACGAAGCCTGAGAATAAGAAAAAAGCAGAAGCCATTCAGCAACAATTAAAAGAGACTCTAGGTGTAGACATCAAACTTGCTAATATGGAAGCGAATGTGTTCGCAGAAGATCAAAAGGCTCTCAAATTCCAATTCTCGCAAAGTTCATTTTTAGCAGACTATGCCGACCCGATCAATTTCCTAGAGAGCTTCCAAACAGGTAATGCCATGAACCGGACAGGATGGACGAACGAAAAGTATGACCAAATGATTAAAAAGGCGAGACGAGAAGCTGATGAGCAAAAAAGAAGTGGCATCTTGCATGACGCAGAGAAATTGCTAATGGAGGAAGCGCCGATCATTCCAATTCATTTTTATAATCAAGTATATCTTCAAAAAGAAGGGGTGAAGGGAATCGTTCGTCATCCAGTGGGGTATATCGAATTAAAATGGGCACAGGTAGATTAA
- a CDS encoding ABC transporter ATP-binding protein, whose translation MKKILQIIDLHVSFQTYGGSVQAVRGVNIDVYEKETLAIVGESGCGKSVTSQSIMQLLPKYSASVDQGEIWFQNQNLLSLSEKEMRAIRGEEISMIFQDPMTALNPTLTIGDQLMEAAKEHQKLTKKEVKQAAIRMLELVGIPQPVERLKQYPHQFSGGMRQRLMIAMALICKPQVLIADEPTTALDVTIQAQILELFKDIQKKTGVTIILITHDLGVVAQVADRVAVMYGGKIVEIGTRRDIFYSPQHPYTKGLLQSVPRLDMKDELIPIEGSPPDLFAPPKGCPYTERCLYAMEVCDHIMPHETERSHTHTVHCWLQDERAKHVVFSSTQRGSFK comes from the coding sequence TTGAAAAAAATCCTTCAAATCATAGATCTACATGTCAGCTTTCAGACATATGGAGGTTCTGTACAAGCGGTACGCGGGGTGAATATTGATGTGTATGAAAAAGAGACACTGGCCATCGTTGGGGAATCGGGGTGCGGAAAAAGTGTAACATCACAAAGTATCATGCAGCTTTTGCCGAAGTACAGTGCCAGTGTAGATCAGGGAGAAATTTGGTTTCAAAATCAAAATTTGCTTTCCTTATCTGAAAAAGAGATGAGGGCGATACGGGGGGAAGAGATCTCTATGATCTTCCAAGACCCTATGACGGCACTCAATCCGACACTGACCATTGGTGATCAGCTTATGGAGGCGGCAAAAGAACATCAGAAGCTGACGAAAAAAGAAGTCAAACAGGCAGCCATTCGGATGCTAGAATTAGTTGGAATTCCGCAGCCGGTTGAGCGATTGAAGCAATATCCGCATCAGTTCAGCGGGGGGATGAGACAAAGATTAATGATTGCGATGGCGCTCATTTGTAAGCCGCAGGTGCTCATTGCAGATGAACCAACAACAGCACTAGATGTCACCATTCAAGCGCAAATTTTAGAACTATTTAAAGACATTCAAAAAAAAACAGGTGTCACCATCATATTAATCACACATGACTTAGGTGTGGTTGCTCAAGTGGCAGATCGAGTGGCTGTGATGTACGGCGGGAAAATAGTAGAAATAGGAACGAGGCGGGATATTTTTTACAGCCCTCAGCATCCTTATACAAAAGGGTTGCTGCAATCTGTTCCTAGGCTTGATATGAAAGATGAATTGATTCCCATCGAAGGAAGCCCGCCAGACTTATTCGCTCCACCGAAGGGCTGTCCATATACAGAACGTTGCCTTTATGCCATGGAAGTTTGTGATCATATCATGCCGCATGAAACAGAACGTTCACATACACATACGGTTCATTGCTGGCTGCAGGATGAACGAGCGAAACATGTTGTTTTTTCTTCAACACAAAGGGGGAGTTTCAAATGA
- a CDS encoding ABC transporter permease has protein sequence MSINLQQDQTNRAHEVPDEWFSPRVKKKGGAHAIKRPSLSYWADTWRRLKQNKLAMFSLSVLIFLFIMAIAGPLIAPDGVTEQRLSMQNLPPSSTHWFGTDELGRDVFTRTWYGARISLFVGVMAALIDFAIGVIYGGIAGYKGGQYDHVMMRIVEVLYGLPYLLVVILLMVLMGPGLLTIIVALTVTGWIGMARIVRGQVLQLKNQEYVLASKTFGAKSLRIIRRNLLPNTMGPIIVQMTLTVPTAIFAEAFLSFLGLGIQAPFASWGVMANDALPTIISENNYWWRLFFPAFFISLTMFCFNSLGDGLQDALDPKMKR, from the coding sequence ATGAGCATAAACCTTCAGCAGGATCAGACCAATCGAGCACATGAAGTGCCTGACGAATGGTTTTCTCCTAGAGTCAAAAAGAAAGGCGGGGCCCATGCCATCAAAAGGCCTTCTCTTTCTTATTGGGCAGACACTTGGAGAAGGCTCAAGCAAAATAAACTTGCCATGTTTAGTCTATCGGTGCTGATCTTTCTTTTTATCATGGCGATAGCAGGTCCCTTAATTGCGCCAGATGGTGTAACGGAGCAACGTCTTTCAATGCAAAACTTACCACCGTCATCTACTCACTGGTTTGGAACAGATGAACTAGGACGAGATGTATTCACACGCACGTGGTATGGGGCGCGAATTTCTTTGTTTGTTGGAGTGATGGCCGCGCTCATTGATTTTGCCATTGGGGTCATTTATGGCGGAATCGCTGGTTATAAAGGAGGTCAATACGATCATGTCATGATGCGTATCGTCGAGGTGCTCTACGGTTTACCTTATTTATTAGTCGTCATTTTATTGATGGTGCTCATGGGACCGGGGCTTCTCACCATTATCGTTGCGCTGACGGTGACAGGATGGATTGGAATGGCGAGGATTGTCAGAGGTCAGGTTCTCCAGTTGAAGAACCAAGAATACGTGCTTGCATCTAAAACCTTTGGCGCAAAAAGCCTTAGAATTATCCGCCGGAACTTACTGCCAAATACGATGGGGCCCATTATTGTTCAAATGACGCTGACTGTACCAACGGCAATATTCGCCGAAGCTTTCTTAAGCTTTCTTGGGTTAGGTATTCAAGCACCGTTTGCAAGCTGGGGGGTTATGGCAAATGATGCACTTCCAACTATCATATCGGAAAACAATTACTGGTGGCGTTTGTTTTTCCCCGCATTTTTTATTTCGTTGACCATGTTTTGTTTCAATAGTTTAGGTGATGGCTTGCAAGATGCACTTGATCCAAAGATGAAGAGGTGA
- a CDS encoding ABC transporter permease produces the protein MTSFLLRRFIAMIATILTITTLTFILMKVIPGSPFNEERNTNEIVQQNLENYYHLDEPLYIQYVIYLKSIVTFDFGPSIKKPSESVNDLLARGFPVSLELGLISILIAVISGILLGVIAALRHNGLIDYIAMTFAVFGISIPNFIFATLLIQQLAVNIHIFPAAMWTSPMHMVLPTTALAVGPMAIIARLTRSSMIEVLTQDYIRTAKAKGLSPFKIVFKHALRNALLPVITILGTLVASILTGSFVIEKIFAIPGMGKYFVESINNRDYPVIMGTTVFYSLILIILLFIVDVAYSLLDPRIQLHQKGGKA, from the coding sequence ATGACCAGTTTTTTGCTCAGGCGCTTTATTGCAATGATTGCCACGATTTTAACCATTACGACTTTAACGTTTATTTTAATGAAGGTCATCCCAGGATCGCCCTTCAATGAAGAACGAAATACAAACGAAATCGTCCAACAAAACCTCGAAAACTACTATCACTTAGACGAACCACTTTACATTCAATATGTCATCTATTTAAAATCGATCGTTACCTTTGATTTTGGTCCTTCCATTAAAAAACCTTCTGAAAGCGTCAATGATCTATTGGCGAGAGGTTTCCCAGTATCATTAGAACTTGGCCTTATTTCAATTTTGATTGCCGTCATCTCCGGTATCCTGTTAGGGGTTATTGCTGCCCTTCGGCATAATGGATTGATTGATTATATTGCCATGACCTTCGCTGTTTTTGGTATATCTATTCCAAACTTTATTTTTGCTACCTTATTGATTCAGCAACTAGCTGTAAATATACACATTTTCCCTGCCGCAATGTGGACAAGCCCGATGCATATGGTGCTCCCAACGACAGCTCTTGCTGTCGGTCCTATGGCGATCATTGCTCGATTAACAAGATCGAGCATGATTGAGGTGCTGACGCAGGATTATATTCGCACTGCAAAAGCAAAAGGATTATCACCATTTAAAATTGTGTTCAAACATGCCTTACGTAACGCGCTATTACCTGTTATTACCATTCTTGGAACACTTGTAGCAAGTATTTTAACGGGGAGTTTTGTCATTGAAAAAATATTTGCCATTCCTGGGATGGGAAAATACTTTGTCGAAAGTATTAACAACCGTGATTATCCTGTGATCATGGGTACCACCGTTTTCTACAGTCTGATCTTAATTATACTGCTCTTTATTGTAGATGTGGCCTATAGTCTGCTTGATCCAAGAATTCAACTGCATCAGAAAGGAGGAAAGGCATGA
- a CDS encoding M55 family metallopeptidase produces MKLYVSVDMEGITGLADHTFVDSRQHNYERGRKMMTAEVNACVDALFQNGATDILVNDSHSKMNNLLIEELHDEALLISGDVKPYSMVQGLDETYDAAVFLGYHARASVKGVMSHSMIFGVRHFYINDHPIGEMGFNAYVAGYYGVPVILVCGDDQAALEAEKLMPGVKTVAVKETISRSAVKCFTPAKVHKHIAQQVEAAMKHIHLMKPLTPPDHPLLKIEFANYGQAEWASLMPGTVIEEGTTTVTYQANNILEAYQAMLVMTELAARTTFC; encoded by the coding sequence ATGAAGCTTTATGTATCTGTCGATATGGAGGGAATTACTGGTCTAGCTGATCATACATTTGTTGATAGCCGTCAGCACAATTATGAGCGAGGCAGAAAGATGATGACTGCTGAAGTGAATGCATGTGTGGATGCTCTTTTTCAAAATGGTGCAACCGATATTTTGGTCAATGACAGTCATTCCAAAATGAATAACCTTTTAATTGAAGAGCTTCATGATGAAGCGTTACTTATCTCAGGCGATGTGAAGCCTTATTCAATGGTTCAAGGACTAGATGAAACCTATGATGCGGCTGTTTTTTTAGGCTATCATGCAAGAGCATCTGTGAAAGGTGTCATGTCACACAGTATGATTTTTGGTGTCAGGCATTTTTACATAAATGATCATCCTATTGGTGAGATGGGCTTTAATGCGTATGTGGCTGGATACTATGGTGTTCCAGTGATTCTTGTATGCGGAGACGACCAAGCAGCTCTTGAAGCGGAAAAGCTGATGCCTGGCGTAAAAACAGTCGCAGTCAAAGAAACCATCTCAAGATCAGCAGTGAAATGCTTTACACCAGCGAAAGTGCACAAACACATTGCGCAACAAGTGGAAGCCGCCATGAAACATATTCATCTTATGAAGCCGCTGACGCCTCCTGATCATCCACTGCTCAAGATCGAGTTCGCCAATTATGGACAAGCTGAATGGGCCAGTTTAATGCCTGGTACTGTCATCGAAGAAGGAACAACCACGGTAACGTATCAAGCGAATAATATACTAGAAGCCTATCAAGCGATGCTTGTCATGACGGAGCTTGCCGCACGTACAACATTTTGTTAA
- the proG gene encoding pyrroline-5-carboxylate reductase ProG, producing MGIIGIVGYGSMADMMVQKWLEAGVLSARQLMIHTRREAERLKQLTQHHQDIKRCSIDQLAASCDLIFICVPPLAVLDVLDQLNQTKASTHIVSVAAAVTLDKLEKHTDQPVSRYIPTLTSAVGTGVSLVAHSEKVGKKEQEHLHRLLSAFSIVREIGEDRIDAASNLTSSSPGFIAAIFEEMAKAAERNSRLSLDEAYEFLTYALLGTGQVLVERGLTFAETVDRVATKGGITGEGAAVIKQQAPAMFDDLFTQTLNKYEHLKAQVDKTDKHH from the coding sequence GTGGGTATAATAGGAATCGTAGGATATGGAAGTATGGCTGATATGATGGTGCAAAAATGGCTGGAAGCAGGTGTGCTAAGTGCTCGCCAACTAATGATCCATACAAGACGTGAAGCAGAGAGATTAAAACAGCTAACGCAACATCATCAAGATATCAAGAGATGTTCAATAGATCAACTTGCGGCTTCATGTGATTTGATTTTCATTTGTGTTCCTCCACTTGCTGTACTTGACGTGCTTGATCAATTGAATCAGACAAAGGCATCTACACATATTGTGTCAGTGGCAGCGGCGGTGACGTTAGACAAATTGGAAAAACATACCGATCAACCAGTGTCTCGGTATATCCCAACATTGACTTCAGCCGTTGGGACGGGTGTGTCACTTGTCGCCCATAGTGAGAAAGTGGGTAAAAAGGAGCAAGAGCACTTACATCGCCTCCTTTCTGCTTTTAGTATTGTGAGGGAGATTGGAGAGGATCGGATTGATGCGGCGAGTAATTTGACAAGCTCATCTCCTGGCTTTATTGCCGCTATATTTGAAGAAATGGCAAAAGCGGCAGAGAGAAACAGCCGTTTATCACTGGACGAAGCGTATGAATTCTTAACATATGCTCTTTTAGGGACAGGACAAGTGCTTGTTGAAAGAGGGCTTACATTCGCTGAAACAGTGGATAGAGTTGCAACAAAAGGTGGGATTACAGGAGAAGGCGCTGCTGTCATTAAGCAGCAGGCACCTGCCATGTTCGATGACTTATTTACACAAACGTTGAACAAATATGAACACCTAAAGGCGCAAGTTGACAAAACGGATAAACACCACTAA
- a CDS encoding trypsin-like peptidase domain-containing protein, whose protein sequence is MTNHKDEKRPTYELQTVEQPQKKKRKRAGWLKPFASGIVGGTLAVGVYVLTPYAHHTEDSTANESSTKTEAVSTNHSSSNTSKTTAVQTSNSTNISNMVENVSPAIVGITNYQKQSETDSSFGDINTPFDESEQNQNNRNQEEETGTGSGVIFKKSGSKAYVLTNNHVIEGANKLTVSLHDGTTVDGKLVGADPLTDLAVVEISSDKVTKVATLGNSSSLRVGETVIAIGNPLGEDLSRTVTQGIVSGVDRTVSMNTSAGESSINVIQTDAAINPGNSGGPLLTTDGKVVGITSMKISETGVEGIGFALPINDVKPIAEQLLSKGKIERPYLGISMLDLEQVPDVYQKETLGLTSSQVDKGVYVKEVASGSPAAKAGLKAEDVIIAINGEKVKTGSELRHALYTNAKVGDTVQITLVRNGKKDTKQVKLTEVESKQVTS, encoded by the coding sequence ATGACAAATCACAAAGATGAAAAGCGTCCTACCTATGAATTGCAAACAGTCGAACAGCCGCAAAAGAAGAAAAGAAAACGTGCTGGATGGCTTAAGCCTTTCGCAAGCGGCATTGTCGGCGGAACGTTAGCGGTAGGTGTCTATGTTCTCACGCCCTATGCACATCACACAGAAGACAGCACAGCAAATGAATCATCAACGAAAACAGAAGCTGTTTCAACAAACCATTCTAGTTCCAATACATCCAAAACAACAGCCGTCCAAACATCGAATTCCACTAACATTTCGAATATGGTGGAAAATGTGTCCCCTGCTATTGTTGGGATTACAAACTATCAAAAACAAAGCGAAACTGACTCGAGCTTTGGAGATATCAATACACCTTTTGATGAATCTGAACAAAATCAAAATAATCGCAACCAAGAGGAAGAAACTGGTACAGGTTCTGGGGTCATTTTTAAGAAGTCTGGCAGTAAGGCATATGTTTTAACAAACAATCATGTCATTGAAGGCGCAAATAAACTAACTGTCTCCTTACATGATGGTACAACGGTGGACGGTAAACTTGTTGGTGCGGACCCACTGACTGACTTAGCGGTTGTGGAAATTAGCAGTGACAAAGTAACGAAGGTTGCTACTTTAGGGAACTCCTCTTCTCTACGAGTTGGAGAAACAGTCATTGCCATTGGCAACCCGCTTGGTGAAGATTTATCAAGAACGGTCACCCAAGGTATTGTCAGCGGTGTCGATCGAACTGTCTCCATGAACACATCCGCTGGAGAGAGCAGCATCAATGTCATTCAGACAGACGCTGCCATTAACCCCGGCAACAGCGGTGGTCCGCTTCTGACAACAGACGGAAAGGTTGTGGGGATCACAAGTATGAAAATATCTGAAACAGGTGTTGAAGGAATTGGTTTTGCCCTTCCGATTAATGATGTCAAACCGATTGCAGAACAGCTTCTATCGAAAGGAAAAATCGAACGACCATATCTCGGCATTAGCATGCTGGATCTTGAGCAGGTTCCAGATGTTTATCAGAAAGAAACACTTGGACTCACTAGCAGTCAGGTGGATAAAGGCGTATACGTAAAGGAAGTAGCCTCCGGTTCACCAGCCGCTAAAGCGGGCTTAAAAGCAGAGGATGTCATCATTGCCATTAATGGCGAAAAAGTAAAAACCGGCAGTGAATTGAGACACGCACTCTATACGAACGCTAAAGTGGGAGACACTGTTCAAATTACACTCGTTCGAAACGGAAAAAAAGATACGAAACAGGTGAAATTAACTGAAGTTGAATCAAAGCAAGTGACCTCCTAA